Proteins from a genomic interval of Clostridium scatologenes:
- a CDS encoding radical SAM protein, producing MITNLLRLLFTRSLKPFIFTNENKYKFDMDVPELGIYVHIPFCTTLCPFCPYNKVKYDKTLAASYKDALIKEIQLVSTLNRKKTHITSVYFGGGSPALMLEHLPEILNVLRANFHIKSNIGIELHPRDINTETLVKLKNIGFNMVSIGIQSFEEKYLNILGREYINGAEKVKMAAAAGFTTIDVDLMFGIKSQSKESLKNDFITAFNSGATQVSTYPFIDFSYANNKSKPLGKKHKKELLEYLEAISGELQCIRTSVWTFGKKGIPKYSSITRDSFIGFGPSATTLLNDFFKVNTFSVVEYIKCINNEKIPTSLTLSFNKKTRALYWLFWNSYTLKINNKKFKKLFNTDLDYIFKFELQLGMFLGLIRKTNESYELTKKGTYKYHLVEQAYTHQYIDKTWRIAQQEAWPDKINLY from the coding sequence ATGATTACCAATTTATTAAGATTACTTTTTACAAGATCCTTAAAACCTTTTATTTTTACAAATGAAAACAAATACAAGTTTGATATGGATGTTCCAGAACTTGGCATATATGTCCATATCCCATTTTGTACTACTCTTTGTCCTTTTTGTCCATATAACAAAGTAAAATACGATAAAACTTTAGCCGCTTCCTATAAGGATGCTTTAATAAAAGAAATCCAACTGGTAAGTACTCTAAATAGAAAAAAGACTCATATAACTAGTGTATATTTTGGTGGTGGTTCACCAGCACTTATGCTTGAACACCTTCCTGAAATTTTAAATGTACTTAGAGCTAACTTTCATATAAAATCCAATATAGGCATAGAACTTCATCCAAGAGATATTAATACTGAAACTCTTGTAAAGCTTAAAAATATTGGTTTTAATATGGTTAGTATAGGTATTCAATCCTTTGAAGAAAAATACTTAAATATTCTAGGCAGAGAATATATTAATGGTGCTGAAAAGGTAAAAATGGCTGCTGCTGCTGGTTTTACTACCATAGATGTAGATCTTATGTTCGGCATAAAAAGTCAAAGTAAGGAAAGTTTAAAAAATGATTTTATTACTGCATTTAATTCAGGAGCAACTCAAGTTTCCACCTATCCTTTTATTGATTTTTCCTATGCAAATAATAAAAGTAAACCTTTAGGGAAAAAACATAAAAAGGAACTCCTTGAATATCTTGAAGCAATAAGTGGAGAACTTCAATGCATCAGAACCTCTGTGTGGACTTTTGGGAAAAAAGGCATTCCTAAATATTCTTCTATTACAAGAGATAGTTTTATAGGCTTTGGACCAAGCGCTACTACCCTTTTAAATGATTTCTTTAAAGTTAATACCTTCTCAGTTGTAGAGTACATAAAATGCATAAACAATGAGAAGATACCAACTTCTCTTACTCTTAGCTTTAACAAAAAAACTCGTGCCCTTTACTGGCTATTTTGGAATTCATATACTTTAAAAATTAACAATAAAAAATTCAAAAAACTTTTTAATACAGACTTAGATTATATATTTAAATTTGAATTACAACTCGGGATGTTTCTGGGACTTATTCGTAAAACAAATGAAAGTTATGAATTAACGAAAAAGGGCACTTATAAATATCATTTAGTTGAGCAGGCCTATACTCACCAATACATAGACAAAACTTGGAGGATAGCACAACAAGAAGCATGGCCAGATAAAATAAATTTGTATTAA
- a CDS encoding helix-turn-helix transcriptional regulator has translation MTREDFIKIVNSKIKLIRNEKNYTQDKMADILGISKKTLVQIEKGRSSLGWTTSVAACTIFNDSEILQLAFGGDTQDIILSLAFDGYDKTYDKTLGGHVWWKDIESEDNYKIQQNIISKHYRILNAEDMRICSSFNLDHIKKRLSELNK, from the coding sequence ATGACAAGAGAAGATTTTATAAAAATAGTAAATTCAAAAATCAAACTTATTAGAAATGAAAAAAATTATACACAAGATAAAATGGCAGATATTCTAGGAATATCAAAAAAAACCTTAGTACAAATAGAAAAAGGACGATCTTCTTTAGGATGGACTACTTCTGTTGCTGCATGTACTATCTTTAATGACAGTGAAATTTTGCAGCTGGCTTTTGGAGGTGACACTCAAGATATTATACTATCTTTAGCTTTTGATGGTTATGATAAAACTTATGATAAAACTTTAGGTGGGCATGTATGGTGGAAAGATATTGAATCTGAAGACAATTATAAAATTCAACAAAATATAATATCAAAACACTATAGAATTTTAAATGCTGAAGATATGAGAATATGTTCATCTTTTAATTTGGACCATATAAAGAAAAGGCTAAGTGAACTTAATAAATAG
- the abc-f gene encoding ribosomal protection-like ABC-F family protein, whose amino-acid sequence MLVKITNGCAAFGANIILSNIDFEINEGEKVALVGRNGCGKTTLLKLISGEYELAKLDNGETSSIITARNITIGYLKQITFEDETITLEEEVKKAYKEILDMEIKMERLLSEMESAPNNSAVKKYSELQERYSLLGGYSYKKEYESAIKQFGFTNEDKSKNLSEFSGGQRTKIAFIKLLLSKPDLLVLDEPTNHLDINAIEWLEEYLKSYKKAVLIVAHDREFLDKIVGSVYEIERGKITKYAGNYSAFAEKKRIEWEIQQKRHIEQQKEIAHLSGLVERLRYKATKAAMAQSKIKQLERMDIIEAPELADTSSFHADFEPEYQSVQLVLSVKDLKIGYSETLSTISLNVTRGEKIGIIGGNGLGKSTFLKTIIGAMPQLGGTYSIGDKVKVGYFDQHMAQYKSDKTVLDEYWDEFPNLTQTEVRGALGAFLFTQEDVFKPVNALSGGEKVRLELCKILRRRPNFLILDEPTNHMDIIGKETLEKMLIDYTGTVIFVSHDRYFVKKIASSVLVFHEGNVDYYPFGYEYYLDQVAKKSAEGEKCIVKEKNKKKKFTTPGKEKAKMEARIKKLEVLLQECDKKIAKLEEELKSEEVVSDYIRLTELQKELESQEELNMSYLEEWDELQDKLV is encoded by the coding sequence ATGCTAGTTAAAATTACAAATGGCTGCGCTGCTTTTGGCGCAAATATAATATTATCTAATATAGATTTTGAAATAAACGAAGGGGAAAAAGTTGCTTTAGTTGGACGAAACGGATGTGGAAAGACAACTTTGCTTAAATTGATTTCTGGTGAATATGAGCTTGCAAAGCTTGATAACGGTGAAACATCCTCGATTATTACAGCTAGAAATATAACTATTGGTTATCTTAAGCAGATTACCTTTGAAGATGAAACTATCACTCTTGAAGAAGAAGTAAAAAAAGCCTACAAGGAAATACTTGATATGGAAATTAAAATGGAGAGGCTTCTTAGTGAGATGGAAAGTGCTCCAAATAATTCTGCAGTTAAGAAATATTCAGAATTACAGGAAAGGTATAGTTTGCTTGGAGGTTATAGTTATAAAAAGGAATATGAGAGTGCTATTAAACAGTTCGGTTTTACAAATGAAGATAAATCAAAGAATCTTTCAGAGTTTTCTGGAGGACAGCGTACTAAAATTGCTTTTATTAAGCTTTTGCTCAGTAAGCCGGATTTATTGGTATTAGATGAACCTACTAATCATCTTGATATTAATGCTATCGAATGGCTTGAAGAATATTTAAAGTCATATAAAAAGGCAGTTCTTATAGTTGCTCATGATAGGGAATTTTTAGATAAAATTGTGGGTTCAGTTTATGAAATTGAACGAGGGAAAATCACAAAATACGCTGGGAATTATTCTGCATTTGCTGAAAAGAAGCGTATTGAGTGGGAAATACAGCAGAAAAGACACATTGAACAGCAAAAGGAAATAGCTCATTTAAGCGGACTTGTTGAACGTTTGCGTTATAAAGCTACCAAAGCGGCTATGGCACAATCTAAAATAAAGCAGCTTGAGCGTATGGATATTATAGAAGCACCTGAGTTAGCAGATACAAGTAGCTTTCATGCAGATTTTGAACCTGAATATCAAAGTGTTCAATTAGTATTGTCAGTAAAGGATTTGAAAATAGGTTATAGTGAAACACTTTCAACAATTTCACTAAATGTAACTCGTGGTGAAAAAATTGGAATTATTGGTGGTAACGGATTAGGTAAATCTACCTTTTTAAAAACTATTATTGGTGCAATGCCTCAGCTTGGAGGGACCTATTCAATTGGAGATAAGGTTAAAGTTGGATATTTTGATCAGCATATGGCACAATACAAAAGTGATAAAACTGTATTAGATGAATATTGGGATGAGTTTCCTAATCTAACTCAGACAGAGGTTAGAGGTGCCCTTGGAGCTTTTCTTTTTACGCAAGAAGATGTATTTAAACCAGTTAATGCACTTTCTGGTGGGGAAAAGGTGCGTTTAGAATTATGTAAGATATTAAGAAGAAGACCAAACTTTCTGATCCTTGATGAACCTACGAATCATATGGATATAATAGGTAAAGAAACATTGGAGAAAATGCTCATTGATTATACTGGTACGGTGATTTTTGTTTCACATGATAGATATTTTGTGAAAAAAATTGCTTCGTCAGTTTTGGTATTTCATGAAGGTAATGTTGATTATTACCCTTTTGGATATGAGTACTATTTGGATCAGGTAGCAAAGAAATCTGCTGAGGGAGAAAAATGTATAGTTAAAGAAAAAAATAAAAAGAAAAAATTTACAACGCCTGGTAAAGAAAAGGCTAAGATGGAAGCAAGGATTAAAAAACTTGAAGTATTGCTTCAGGAATGTGATAAAAAAATTGCAAAACTTGAAGAAGAACTTAAATCAGAAGAGGTTGTTTCTGATTATATAAGATTAACAGAGCTTCAAAAAGAACTCGAATCACAGGAAGAGCTCAATATGAGTTATTTAGAGGAATGGGATGAATTGCAGGATAAATTAGTTTAA
- a CDS encoding histidine kinase N-terminal 7TM domain-containing diguanylate cyclase: MDLYIFILLILSVTLLTISIFLFRRHNVSGIKPFIICILLVSIWNGLNIVNLLLNSLGAKIMCFEIKMAFIVYIPAFWLMTILDSMYERNFKSKLNLIIIIFPTITAIIVLTSKYNNWFAYNFYLESVGKYKILMFSKGFWLWVNASYNYLLNAVSIAILLKSVFSKQYARKRQALIMIIGMFFPIVTDVLFVGNVNLYNNLEITSVSFFISLIVSVYGMLRYRFMDIVLVAREYAFEDMDELMIVLDENKKVVDMNRKSLKVLNTNISKVIGLPIDQIIEDIYEYNFYDLQKSTLKIQLNSKNSGKNIDYYGSLSAIKGNKNYIIGYLILLYDITELVVTQNKLKQANDKLRKLNEELYSDSIKDGLTGIYNKKHITMLLQEKIKKSSTPLTIAMMDIDHFKKINDNYGHLIGDDILKKLADLVTSELGINEKFGRFGGEEFLILMFDTQLNAAYELCEKIRSKISNYRFEYECSHITISIGLAELKCNDSSSSLIKRADDCLYKAKLNGRNKIELC; this comes from the coding sequence ATGGATTTATATATTTTTATTTTACTTATTTTATCTGTTACTTTACTTACTATATCTATTTTTCTTTTTAGAAGACATAATGTATCAGGGATAAAGCCTTTCATCATATGCATTTTGTTAGTTTCTATATGGAATGGTTTAAATATTGTTAATTTGCTATTGAATAGTCTCGGTGCTAAAATTATGTGCTTTGAAATTAAGATGGCATTTATTGTATATATACCTGCATTTTGGCTAATGACAATATTAGATTCAATGTATGAAAGAAATTTTAAGAGTAAACTAAATCTTATCATTATTATTTTTCCAACTATTACTGCAATTATAGTTTTAACTTCAAAATATAATAATTGGTTTGCGTACAATTTCTATCTTGAATCTGTAGGTAAATACAAAATTTTAATGTTTAGCAAAGGTTTTTGGTTATGGGTTAATGCCAGCTATAATTATTTATTGAATGCAGTTAGCATAGCAATATTACTTAAATCTGTGTTTTCAAAACAATATGCTCGAAAAAGGCAAGCCCTAATAATGATAATTGGAATGTTTTTCCCAATTGTAACTGATGTTTTATTCGTAGGTAATGTAAACCTTTATAATAATTTAGAAATTACTTCAGTTTCATTTTTTATATCCTTAATAGTAAGTGTTTATGGAATGCTTCGATACAGATTTATGGATATAGTCCTTGTTGCCAGAGAATATGCTTTTGAAGATATGGATGAACTTATGATAGTACTTGATGAAAATAAAAAAGTTGTAGATATGAATAGAAAATCATTAAAAGTGCTAAATACTAATATTTCAAAAGTAATTGGACTACCTATTGACCAAATTATAGAGGATATTTATGAATATAATTTTTATGATTTGCAAAAATCAACCTTAAAAATCCAGTTGAACAGCAAGAATTCAGGCAAAAATATTGATTACTATGGATCTTTAAGTGCAATTAAAGGAAATAAAAATTATATAATTGGATATTTAATATTATTATATGATATAACAGAATTAGTAGTTACCCAAAATAAGTTAAAACAGGCTAATGATAAATTAAGAAAATTAAATGAAGAGTTATATAGTGATTCAATTAAAGATGGCTTAACAGGAATATACAATAAGAAACATATTACTATGTTATTACAGGAAAAAATCAAAAAAAGTTCTACCCCACTTACTATAGCTATGATGGATATAGACCATTTTAAAAAAATTAATGATAATTATGGACATCTAATTGGGGATGATATATTAAAAAAATTAGCTGATTTAGTTACTTCTGAATTAGGAATTAATGAAAAATTTGGTAGGTTTGGTGGTGAGGAATTTTTAATATTAATGTTTGATACACAGTTAAATGCTGCTTATGAACTATGTGAGAAGATTAGATCTAAGATTAGCAACTATAGATTTGAATATGAATGCTCACATATTACCATTAGTATAGGACTAGCAGAATTAAAATGTAATGACAGCAGCAGCTCATTAATCAAAAGAGCAGACGATTGCTTATATAAAGCAAAACTTAATGGAAGAAACAAGATAGAATTGTGTTAA
- a CDS encoding carboxymuconolactone decarboxylase family protein yields the protein MNEFQSILSYYEDELKWHPPFAEILSKYASEGLKGYLVMRESVQNGHLPKKTRELIFTILDSLDDEVSGAKQHAVAAIDAGLTMEELVEAFVIVTIVKGINVMCKTGVETIKAAEKRFEEIKENQ from the coding sequence ATGAATGAATTTCAAAGTATACTTAGTTATTATGAGGATGAATTAAAATGGCATCCACCTTTTGCTGAAATACTTTCTAAATATGCTTCAGAAGGTTTAAAAGGATATTTAGTAATGCGTGAATCAGTTCAAAATGGACATTTGCCTAAAAAAACAAGAGAACTAATTTTTACAATATTGGATAGTTTAGATGACGAAGTAAGTGGTGCAAAACAACATGCTGTTGCTGCAATAGATGCAGGTTTAACTATGGAAGAATTAGTAGAAGCGTTTGTAATAGTGACTATTGTGAAAGGTATTAATGTTATGTGTAAAACAGGTGTTGAAACAATAAAAGCAGCAGAAAAAAGATTTGAAGAAATAAAAGAAAATCAGTAA
- a CDS encoding permease prefix domain 1-containing protein: protein MKADEYLHLLSKNISNRKMRKEICTEIRNHIDDQKEVYIKIGYSDEDAEKAAVKDMGDPKTTGKMLDSVHPPTIDWIQIIALILITIFLYLSKMAAEFNGLDFISIAPIDIFRILGIFFLSYGLIWLGIEKYSDLPFFYGRSQHGGSNANGVFICSLGIVMISHTFLQAMILMCIFIPIVAIERAIIEAKRIKKEQKFLLQKGIASENFNYKGKAIFNNSPQKVYSKNESIKKGDHIIITNVDGFNLVVKKAKL, encoded by the coding sequence ATGAAAGCAGATGAATATTTACATCTTTTAAGTAAAAATATTTCTAATAGAAAAATGCGAAAGGAAATCTGCACGGAAATACGAAATCATATTGATGACCAAAAAGAAGTCTATATTAAAATAGGATACTCTGATGAAGATGCAGAAAAAGCTGCTGTAAAAGACATGGGAGACCCTAAAACTACAGGTAAAATGTTAGATTCTGTACATCCTCCAACAATTGATTGGATTCAAATTATTGCATTAATTTTAATAACTATATTCTTATATTTATCAAAAATGGCAGCGGAATTTAATGGTTTAGATTTTATATCTATAGCACCAATCGATATATTTAGAATTCTCGGAATATTTTTCTTATCATATGGTTTGATATGGTTAGGAATTGAAAAATATTCAGATTTGCCATTTTTTTATGGAAGAAGTCAACACGGAGGCTCAAACGCCAATGGGGTATTTATTTGTTCATTAGGAATTGTTATGATATCTCACACTTTTTTACAAGCTATGATATTGATGTGCATTTTTATTCCAATAGTAGCTATTGAACGAGCTATTATCGAAGCCAAAAGAATAAAAAAAGAACAAAAGTTTCTTTTGCAGAAGGGTATAGCTTCTGAGAATTTTAATTATAAAGGTAAAGCTATATTTAACAACTCTCCTCAAAAAGTCTACAGTAAAAATGAATCAATAAAAAAAGGAGACCATATTATCATAACTAATGTAGATGGATTTAACCTAGTTGTCAAAAAAGCTAAACTTTGA
- a CDS encoding PadR family transcriptional regulator, with protein sequence MPSDNSLYSGDMTMLILKLLENKDMYGYEMIETLQINSNNMFQFKAGTLYPLLHTLVNKNYLDCCEKEANGKIRKYYSLTSQGKKLLQDKTSIWKKYVKTMASVLEVEVY encoded by the coding sequence ATGCCATCTGACAACAGTTTATATTCTGGTGATATGACTATGCTTATCTTAAAACTACTTGAAAATAAAGATATGTATGGCTATGAAATGATTGAAACTTTACAAATTAATTCAAATAATATGTTTCAATTTAAAGCGGGAACTTTGTATCCTCTGCTGCACACCTTAGTAAATAAAAACTATTTAGATTGCTGTGAAAAAGAAGCTAATGGAAAAATTCGTAAATATTATTCCTTAACATCCCAGGGAAAAAAATTACTACAGGATAAAACCTCCATATGGAAAAAATACGTTAAAACCATGGCATCTGTGTTAGAAGTAGAGGTGTATTAA
- a CDS encoding shikimate dehydrogenase yields the protein MGERITGYTELIGLMAYPIRHSSSPAMHNAAFAKLGLDYAYLAFEVDNDTLEDAVKGLRALKIKGCNVSMPNKTVIHKYLDNISPAAEMCGAVNTVVNNNGVLTGHITDGIGYMMALKDNNIDVIGKKITIVGAGGAATAIEIQAALDGVAEMSIFNQKDKFWNNAEKTVKKINTNTKCKATLYDLADLDKLKEEIANSYLFANATGMGMKPLDGKTYIPDKSFLRPELIVTDVVYFPRETALLKMAKEVGCKSMNGLGMMLFQGAAAFNLWTEKDMPIEYMKELLDIKY from the coding sequence ATGGGAGAAAGAATTACAGGATATACAGAACTCATTGGACTTATGGCGTATCCAATTCGTCATTCAAGTTCTCCAGCAATGCATAATGCTGCATTTGCAAAATTAGGCTTGGATTATGCATATCTTGCTTTTGAAGTAGATAATGATACATTAGAGGATGCTGTTAAAGGACTTAGAGCTTTAAAAATAAAAGGATGCAATGTATCTATGCCAAATAAAACAGTGATACATAAATATTTGGATAATATTTCACCAGCAGCTGAAATGTGTGGGGCTGTTAACACTGTTGTAAATAACAATGGTGTTTTAACTGGTCACATTACAGATGGTATAGGATACATGATGGCATTAAAAGATAATAATATAGATGTTATTGGAAAGAAAATAACAATTGTAGGTGCAGGCGGTGCTGCTACAGCTATTGAAATTCAGGCAGCTTTAGATGGAGTCGCTGAAATGTCAATCTTTAATCAAAAAGATAAGTTTTGGAACAATGCGGAAAAAACTGTTAAGAAGATTAATACAAATACAAAATGTAAGGCTACACTTTATGATTTAGCTGACTTAGATAAACTAAAAGAAGAAATTGCAAATAGTTATTTATTTGCAAATGCTACAGGTATGGGGATGAAGCCTTTAGATGGTAAGACTTATATTCCAGATAAGTCTTTTCTAAGACCAGAGCTTATTGTAACAGATGTAGTATACTTTCCAAGGGAAACTGCTCTTCTCAAGATGGCAAAAGAAGTAGGATGTAAGTCAATGAATGGACTTGGAATGATGTTATTTCAAGGAGCTGCAGCTTTTAACCTTTGGACTGAAAAAGATATGCCAATAGAATACATGAAAGAATTGTTAGATATTAAATACTAA
- the aroQ gene encoding type II 3-dehydroquinate dehydratase — protein MKKVMLLHGINHNMFGKRDPKQYGTITLDEINEKVNTLSKELEIEVTNFQTNSEREFVDKIHQAYLEGYDGLMLNAGAWTHYSYGMSDALAILEVPIIELHMSNVHAREEFRHHSVISPLATGIIVGLGAQVYTLGLQAFANIFKEQNK, from the coding sequence ATGAAAAAAGTAATGTTATTACATGGTATTAACCATAATATGTTTGGAAAAAGGGACCCTAAGCAATATGGAACTATCACTTTAGATGAAATCAATGAAAAAGTAAACACTTTATCAAAAGAATTAGAAATAGAAGTGACTAACTTTCAGACAAATAGCGAAAGAGAATTTGTAGATAAAATTCATCAAGCTTATCTTGAAGGTTATGATGGTTTAATGTTAAATGCAGGTGCTTGGACACATTATAGTTATGGTATGTCAGATGCCCTTGCAATATTAGAAGTGCCAATAATTGAACTACATATGTCAAATGTTCATGCAAGAGAAGAATTCCGTCATCATTCAGTTATTTCACCATTAGCTACAGGAATTATTGTAGGACTTGGAGCACAAGTTTATACATTAGGATTACAAGCATTTGCAAACATATTTAAAGAACAAAATAAATAG
- a CDS encoding VOC family protein: MSSYLEHMALRVKDLNWHLKFFKEVLEMDVRMTNEKESPNRQVWLYGGLQLIEDLSFNGVEGRCAHLGIMTENQEAVLEKAYARNVKELPQGHNWFQLPDGLCIEVIQVKKDGVQKYLDIDPWL, translated from the coding sequence ATGTCATCTTATTTAGAACATATGGCTTTGCGTGTTAAAGATTTAAATTGGCATTTGAAATTTTTTAAAGAAGTATTAGAAATGGATGTACGTATGACAAATGAAAAAGAATCTCCAAATAGACAAGTATGGCTTTATGGAGGTCTTCAATTAATTGAGGATTTATCCTTTAATGGCGTTGAGGGAAGATGTGCACATCTTGGAATTATGACAGAAAACCAAGAGGCAGTTCTAGAAAAAGCTTATGCAAGAAATGTAAAAGAGTTGCCTCAAGGGCACAATTGGTTTCAATTACCAGATGGCCTATGTATCGAGGTAATTCAAGTAAAAAAAGATGGAGTGCAAAAATACTTGGACATTGATCCATGGTTATAA
- a CDS encoding AraC family transcriptional regulator gives MFSHNFDKSVEDIFEDKRYPEIARLCHNHDNPGWTYNYHIHKDATEIVYIADGKAEYTIDMAKHVLKKGQILVIEKGIVHSITSDKDEPVDAWTCVINNYKLKDFEDDTQLLFSNNYQIISAGASENFIKYAMKEIYFLCLQKTPHSNSICNLMAAALGAVVFELLPRKEEFEKHTKSSFARDILIYIGEHYREAITLKQLSEVFHISPGHISHTFAKEYGVSPINYAIDLKMCEAKWLLINTEQPLAFISQKVGYDNPTHFTNMFVKRLNCLPLAYRKLFAQESK, from the coding sequence ATGTTTTCACATAACTTTGACAAATCAGTGGAGGACATTTTTGAAGATAAAAGATATCCTGAGATAGCACGGCTTTGCCATAACCATGACAATCCGGGATGGACTTATAATTATCACATTCATAAAGATGCAACAGAAATTGTTTATATTGCTGATGGAAAAGCTGAATATACAATTGATATGGCTAAACATGTTTTAAAAAAAGGGCAAATACTTGTTATTGAGAAAGGTATTGTACACTCTATTACTTCTGATAAGGATGAACCAGTGGATGCATGGACATGTGTTATAAATAATTATAAATTAAAAGATTTTGAAGACGATACACAATTGCTTTTTTCAAATAATTATCAGATAATTTCTGCAGGTGCAAGTGAAAACTTTATAAAATATGCAATGAAAGAAATTTATTTTTTGTGTTTACAAAAAACGCCTCATTCCAATTCTATATGTAATCTTATGGCAGCTGCCCTAGGAGCTGTAGTATTTGAATTATTGCCAAGGAAAGAGGAATTCGAGAAACATACTAAATCCTCTTTTGCTAGAGACATACTTATATACATTGGAGAACACTATAGAGAAGCTATTACACTAAAACAGCTATCAGAGGTTTTTCACATCAGTCCTGGTCATATAAGTCATACATTTGCAAAAGAATATGGGGTTTCCCCTATTAATTATGCAATCGATCTTAAAATGTGTGAAGCTAAATGGCTATTGATTAATACTGAACAGCCTCTTGCTTTTATATCACAAAAAGTTGGTTATGATAATCCTACTCATTTTACAAATATGTTTGTAAAACGTTTAAATTGCTTACCTTTAGCATATCGAAAGCTTTTTGCACAAGAAAGTAAGTAA